In Agarivorans gilvus, one genomic interval encodes:
- the ligA gene encoding NAD-dependent DNA ligase LigA yields the protein MTQPKQQIDQLIEQLEQYNYQYYVMDQPSIPDAEYDRLFKQLKALEAQYPELLRGDSPTQRVSGAPLAAFEQIQHEMPMLSLDNVFSEAELSAFNKRVQERLKRSEPVNYCVEPKLDGLAVSLLYVNGQLVQAATRGDGSTGENVTDNVKTIRSIPLRLRGSDWPQRLEVRGEIFMPKAGFEKLNQQARENGEKGFANPRNAAAGSLRQLDSKITATRPLAFYAYSLGVVSDSLGDSHYQNLQRLKDFGLPVCPEVRVVQGSEACLAYYQEIGERRNALAYEIDGVVYKVDELALQQLLGFVARAPRWATAHKYPAQEEVTVLRDVEFQVGRTGAITPVARLEPVFVGGVTVSNATLHNADEIERLGVKIGDSVVVRRAGDVIPQVASVVLERRPDDAKEVVFPQNCPVCDSKIERIEGEAVARCVAGLQCAAQRKEALKHFVARKALDIDGIGDKLVEQLVEQNLLETPLDLFRLKDRREQLLKLERMGEKSVDKLLAGIEQARQTTLPRFIYALGIREVGEATASNLALHFKQLEAIATASVEQLLAVPDVGEIVAKHIRFFFNRELNAQLVVDLAAQLSWPAIEQPAAEELVLDGKVIVLTGTLSQLGRSEAKQALQALGAKVTGSVSKKTDLLIAGEAAGSKLSKAQELGIEIWDEQQLIDLLQSQS from the coding sequence ATGACTCAGCCAAAACAACAAATAGATCAACTCATCGAACAATTAGAACAGTATAACTACCAGTACTATGTGATGGATCAGCCTTCGATTCCTGACGCCGAATATGACCGCTTGTTTAAGCAACTCAAAGCCTTAGAAGCGCAATATCCAGAACTGCTGCGCGGTGACTCTCCTACACAGCGCGTCAGTGGTGCTCCGCTGGCGGCTTTTGAACAAATTCAGCATGAAATGCCGATGTTGTCTTTAGACAACGTATTTAGTGAAGCTGAACTCAGTGCTTTTAATAAGCGAGTGCAAGAGCGTTTAAAACGCAGCGAGCCGGTGAACTATTGTGTTGAACCTAAATTAGATGGCTTAGCCGTGAGCCTGCTGTATGTTAACGGCCAATTGGTTCAAGCCGCCACCCGCGGTGATGGTAGCACCGGTGAAAATGTCACCGATAATGTCAAAACCATCCGCTCCATTCCCTTGCGTCTGCGAGGGAGTGATTGGCCGCAGCGTTTAGAGGTGAGAGGGGAAATATTCATGCCCAAGGCTGGTTTTGAAAAGCTTAACCAGCAGGCCAGAGAAAATGGCGAAAAAGGCTTTGCTAACCCAAGAAATGCTGCCGCAGGGAGTTTGCGCCAGCTAGATTCAAAAATTACCGCGACGCGCCCATTGGCTTTTTATGCCTATTCTTTAGGTGTAGTCAGTGACAGCCTTGGTGATAGCCACTATCAAAACTTACAACGCTTAAAAGATTTCGGACTGCCAGTGTGCCCCGAAGTTCGGGTGGTGCAGGGCAGTGAGGCTTGTTTGGCTTATTACCAAGAAATTGGTGAGCGACGTAATGCCTTAGCCTACGAAATTGATGGGGTGGTGTACAAGGTTGATGAGCTTGCTTTACAACAGCTCTTAGGCTTTGTGGCGCGCGCTCCACGCTGGGCCACGGCGCACAAGTATCCGGCGCAGGAAGAAGTTACTGTACTACGTGATGTTGAGTTTCAGGTAGGGCGAACTGGTGCTATTACTCCGGTAGCAAGGCTAGAGCCGGTATTTGTGGGTGGGGTAACGGTCAGTAATGCTACTTTGCACAATGCTGACGAAATTGAACGCTTAGGCGTAAAAATCGGTGATAGCGTGGTGGTGCGTCGCGCTGGGGATGTGATCCCTCAGGTGGCCAGTGTGGTGCTAGAGCGCCGCCCTGATGACGCCAAAGAGGTGGTCTTTCCGCAAAATTGCCCAGTGTGTGATAGTAAAATTGAGCGGATTGAAGGTGAAGCGGTGGCTCGCTGTGTGGCGGGTTTACAGTGTGCAGCACAACGAAAAGAAGCCTTAAAACACTTTGTGGCTCGTAAAGCCTTAGATATCGACGGGATTGGCGACAAATTGGTAGAACAGTTGGTTGAGCAGAACTTGCTAGAAACGCCGCTGGATCTGTTTCGCCTGAAAGATCGACGTGAGCAGTTGTTGAAGCTAGAGCGAATGGGCGAGAAATCGGTGGATAAGCTGCTTGCGGGCATAGAACAAGCGCGTCAAACCACTTTACCTCGCTTTATCTACGCCCTCGGTATTCGAGAGGTCGGAGAGGCGACCGCTAGCAACTTAGCGCTGCATTTTAAGCAGCTTGAGGCCATCGCCACAGCCAGCGTAGAACAGCTGTTAGCGGTGCCCGATGTGGGTGAAATTGTGGCTAAGCATATTCGCTTTTTCTTCAATCGCGAGTTGAATGCTCAGCTGGTGGTCGACTTAGCTGCTCAACTAAGCTGGCCAGCCATTGAGCAGCCAGCTGCTGAGGAGTTGGTGCTTGACGGCAAGGTAATTGTATTGACTGGCACCTTAAGCCAACTGGGCCGCAGTGAAGCGAAACAAGCACTGCAAGCTTTAGGTGCTAAAGTCACTGGTAGTGTGTCGAAAAAAACCGATTTGCTGATTGCCGGTGAAGCAGCCGGTTCTAAATTAAGTAAGGCCCAAGAATTGGGCATTGAAATATGGGACGAGCAACAGCTGATTGATTTACTGCAGTCCCAAAGTTAG